The sequence below is a genomic window from Thiomonas intermedia.
TGGAAGGGTGGCTCTATGGCATCAATCCCTTCGATCAATGGGGCGTCGAACTCGGCAAGACCCTTGCCACCAAGATTGAAAACGCCTTGCTGTCGCAAAACGCCCAGGGTCTGAGCACGGAAACTGCCGCCTCACTCGACTATCTCCGCGCTCAACGCGACTGACGCTTCGTGTCCAGGGCAGCCACCTGACTCAAGAGCGAGGAGCAAGCCCTCGAACAGGCAGCCCGTAAGGCAGGCACCGCATCGCAACGCCTCAATCATCCGCAACCGAACTGGCCGCAGCCTGAGGCCCTGCAGATCGCGATTTCTCGGGCCCCCATCACGGCCTTGACCGGGCGTTGGCGGCTATTCGCACTGAGCTCGCCAGCGCGGCCGAAAGCATCGGCCTGTGGCTGATGGCGTTGCCGCAGATCGGCACCTGATTCACCCCTGTACGGATATGTCCGCCAAAGGCGAACGAATCGCGGCCATGGCAGGGACACGCATTGATCTCGCACTGACCTGCCCCCGGCTACTCCTTGGCCCTTCTCGGGCCGATCAGGCCGGGAATCTCTGTTATCGATCGGTTCGAAATCCGGGGACAAAGCCATTCAACCCGGACCTCCACTTTGGATTGATGCGTCTGCAGGGGGCAGATCAACCTCGCGACAATTTGTCGCATTCCCACAAATTTTTGCTCACCGTACTCTCCAATATCTAAATATCTAGATAACTTACGGTAGGGAAAATGGGGAATAGAGGAACGAGGCTCGGCCTGGCATTCGCGGTCCTGTGTGTTGCAATCCATCCGCCGGTTCATGCGCAGAACCTACGACTGAATCACGCTGCATCGCCTGATGCCGCTGATGACGCGATCAGTCAATTGCCAGAAGTGACGGTTACGGCGAGCAGGCCAACTCCAATTGCTCCGGCATCGGCGGCAGCCCCAGGCGTCAATGCGGCCAACAGCCAGCCATCGTCCTACACGGCGCTCGACTCCCGTTCGGCAACCCGTACCAACACGCCGCTGATCAATGTGCCGCAGTCGGTTCAGGTCCTCATCCGCAAGCTGATCGACGATCAGGGACTCAACACGCTGGGCAGCGCCCTCCTCAACGTCTCGGGCGTCACTCCCACGCGCTCGGACGAGATCCTGTTCATTCCACCGATCGTGCGTGGATTTCCGGCGGAGGTCTATGTCGATGGCCTGCCGATCTTTGCAGGCAACCAACAAGCCTACGACCCGGACGGTCTGGTCGGTATCGGGCGCATCGATGTGCTCAAGGGGCCAAGCGCCACGCTCTATGGTGGCGGCCTGGGTACGCCACTCGGCGGCGTCATCAATCTCGAAACCGAGCGGCCCAGCGATAAACCGGGCGGCTATGTAGCGATGCGGGCGGGCAGTTTTGGCACTCAGAATCCTTCATTCGACCTGACCGGCCCCCTGACCTCGACGATAGATGGTCGGATCGCGGGCAGCTACCAAGATAGCGATAGTTGGATTGACAAAGTCCACGGCAGGCGCTGGTCTTTGCAGCCCAGCCTTTCGTTCCGGATCGACGATGCGACCGACCTTTTGCTGCAGGGTCAGTTCAACCGTCGAAGCTCTCTTGAATATTCCGGCCTTCCGGCCGATGCGGCCCTGGCCGGGACGCTGGACCGCGATGCCTTTCCGGGCTCACCGATCGGCCAGCCATTGACGAAAAACGACAACAACATGGTCACGGCCACCTTGCGGCATGCCTTTTCTGACCGCATGAAGTTGACAGTCACTGGCCGAACCTATTCGGGCGATGTCGATGAGAGCGGAAGCTTCGTCTATCCCGGACTGGCCCCGGGAGACGCTCCACCGATCTATAACGTCTTTCCCATCACGATGGTCACGCGCACCA
It includes:
- a CDS encoding TonB-dependent siderophore receptor, producing the protein MGNRGTRLGLAFAVLCVAIHPPVHAQNLRLNHAASPDAADDAISQLPEVTVTASRPTPIAPASAAAPGVNAANSQPSSYTALDSRSATRTNTPLINVPQSVQVLIRKLIDDQGLNTLGSALLNVSGVTPTRSDEILFIPPIVRGFPAEVYVDGLPIFAGNQQAYDPDGLVGIGRIDVLKGPSATLYGGGLGTPLGGVINLETERPSDKPGGYVAMRAGSFGTQNPSFDLTGPLTSTIDGRIAGSYQDSDSWIDKVHGRRWSLQPSLSFRIDDATDLLLQGQFNRRSSLEYSGLPADAALAGTLDRDAFPGSPIGQPLTKNDNNMVTATLRHAFSDRMKLTVTGRTYSGDVDESGSFVYPGLAPGDAPPIYNVFPITMVTRTREVTLDANLAAKVDMLGGTHEWLAGVNYDRTRFYSGMGLFVSDSPSGTINLADPAYNLRYTPQTPVNSYEDDRYETTAVYVQDQATYGPLHLTGGLRLTSLQFLENSDYGVANDTTYTHVSPRFGATLDIAQGVALYAGYATAFRAPFGFVGLQTPKPETSSNVEGGIKLALPGVGLSGTLALFRQTHDNVATPDPNNVGYYIQSGRQRANGAEADLVWEPTPAFSLLVNYAHTNTRDEGVAPGDRLARVPSNSGRVAVRYRWLTGPAKGLSFGVGVTAFSSRELTLPNTIAVPGYAAIDAQAAYDIGRFTVALSLVNLTGRQAWDPYSYMGYPVVAPNQPRSAFLTLKARI